From a single Solea senegalensis isolate Sse05_10M unplaced genomic scaffold, IFAPA_SoseM_1 scf7180000016130, whole genome shotgun sequence genomic region:
- the fbxo34 gene encoding F-box only protein 34, producing the protein MHLASYPKFVHSELCLDVSSVQTRSQRSSLFVSHQGALLKTCSGNYGNSSRLPFSVIATNALCGDSAASLRLKPSRSSCLQFLLQPPGCENDALCPTSTEDTDVPLDIWTVIKPGHVREKIAIFASEGQTERKTGDWDRPPSGPLRAVKAKGSWEENGCAKRRRRSGSNHDLQQVRVRVHSPSPARVDTNQRSGVRGREGEAVMEEEEPKVSVVEMVAFLEQRASEQQIDCKPAVALRRSCATITLSRAPPPEVREVLEAKGEEPESVRVSDMVAKLEWECLRRRSEGGVSRSSSLRRTVGRVLLAAGDQSPAPSHSTSSLTSADSSSSHPTPASPDHAPSSYLPTPRTPPSGEVGGRSCEEMEKQPEGAEPLPGLLFISVDSEPRPPQHRVTLEPCPESDMYSERSVRRKVGGASPDFLLLRQRVQQLLEPQPLLAVLPHHLLLHVLLLLPTRSLAALKCTCRYFRFVIDNYGVRPADSLWVSDPRYRDDPCKQCKRRYGRGDVSLCRWHHKPFCQAPPYGPGYWMCCHGNRRDTPGCNVGLHDNRWVPAFHSINVPICRRSHNDD; encoded by the coding sequence ATGCACCTGGCGTCTTATCCAAAGTTTGTGCACTCAGAGCTGTGTTTGGACGTGTCCAGTGTTCAGACGCGGTCCCAGCGCAGCAGTCTCTTTgtgagccaccagggggcgttgCTGAAGACCTGTAGCGGTAACTATGGCAACAGCAGCCGCCTCCCGTTCAGCGTCATCGCCACCAACGCGCTTTGTGGCGACAGCGCGGCGTCCCTGAGGCTGAAACCGTCTCGCAGCTCCTGCTTGCAATTCCTCCTGCAGCCACCAGGTTGTGAGAATGATGCACTCTGTCCAACGTCCACTGAAGACACGGATGTCCCCCTGGACATCTGGACCGTCATCAAGCCTGGACACGTGCGCGAGAAGATCGCCATCTTTGCATCAGAGGGACAGACTGAGAGAAAGACTGGCGACTGGGACAGACCGCCGTCTGGACCACTGCGCGCCGTGAAGGCGAAGGGCAGCTGGGAGGAGAACGGTTGCGCCAAACGCCGCCGCAGGTCTGGAAGCAACCACGACCTCCaacaggttagggttagggtccaCAGTCCTTCACCAGCGCGCGTGGACACAAatcagaggtcaggggtcagggggcGTGAAGGGGAGgcggtgatggaggaggaggagccaaagGTGTCAGTGGTGGAGATGGTGGCGTTCCTGGAGCAGAGGGCGAGCGAGCAGCAGATAGACTGTAAACCTGCTGTCGCTCTCCGGAGAAGCTGCGCCACCATCACGCTCTCCAGAGCTCCGCCCCCTGAGGTCAGGGAGGTGTTGGAAGCCAAGGGGGAGGAACCGGAGAGCGTCAGGGTTTCGGACATGGTGGCGAAGCTGGAGTGGGAGTGTCTGAGGAGGCGGTCTGAGGGAGGCGTGTCCCGGAGCAGCAGCCTGAGGAGGACGGTTGGACGAGTCCTCCTCGCTGCTGGAGACCagagccccgccccctcccacTCTACATCGTCTCTGACATCAGCGGACTCTTCGTCGTCACATCCAACACCTGCCAGCCCTGACCACGCCCCCTCTTCTTACCTGCCCACTCCCCGCACTCCTCCCTCAGGTGAGGTAGGGGGGCGGAGCTGTGAGGAGATGGAGAAGCAgccagagggggcggagcctctgCCTGGCCTGCTGTTTATATCTGTGGACTCTGAGCCCCGCCCCCCTCAGCACAGAGTCACCTTAGAGCCCTGCCCTGAATCTGACATGTACTCagagaggagtgtgaggaggaaAGTGGGCGGGGCGTCGCCGGACTTCTTGCTGCTGCGTCAGCgtgtgcagcagctgctggagccTCAGCCGCTGCTCGCCGTGTTACctcatcacctgctgctgcacgtgctgctgctgctgcccacgCGCAGCCTCGCTGCGCTCAAGTGCACCTGCCGCTACTTCAGGTTCGTCATCGACAACTACGGCGTGCGGCCCGCCGACTCGCTCTGGGTGTCCGACCCCCGTTACCGCGACGACCCCTGCAAGCAGTGCAAGAGGCGTTACGGGCGCGGCGACGTGTCGCTCTGTCGCTGGCACCACAAACCATTCTGTCAGGCGCCGCCCTACGGACCTGGGTACTGGATGTGCTGCCACGGCAACCGCAGGGATACGCCCGGCTGCAACGTGGGTCTCCATGACAACCGCTGGGTTCCTGCCTTCCACAGCATTAATGTGCCAATTTGTAGGCGGAGCCAcaatgatgactga